The genomic interval GATCGCATCAGAAACAGCCTTTAAAGCCTGATCCTGTCCAACCACTCTTCTTTTCAGGAATTGCTCCATGTTGAGCAGTTTTTCTTTTTCCTGCGCCTGGATTTTACCCAGCGGGATACCTGTTTTATAAGAAACAATTGAAGCAATGTCCTGCTTGGTCACTTCATCTGATTTTCTTTCGGTCAGTACTTTCAACGCATCCAGGTTTTTAGCAATATACTGGTGATATTCATCAGCAGTTTCAAAAGCCTCTACCTGCGTTTCATCCGTCAGCTGCCCTAACAATACCGGGCTCACTTTATCCTGTAACTGATTATACAACCATTTATAATCTGTCAATTCAGTTACTTCATCAATATCAGACAACTCTAACTCAGCGAGAGTTTGAGTTAACTCTTCCAGCACCTTCTCTGAAGTATCATTCATCATTTTCATGGCCGCCATAGAACGATCCAGTAAATCAAAAGCAGAATCCGGAAGCCTGCGGTCTTTCATATAACGTTTCGCTAACCGCACACATTCAGGAATTGCATCCGGCTGAACTTTCAGCTGATGATGCTCCTCATATTTAATGGTTAGTTTTTCCAGCATTTTAATCGCCGAAGCCTCATTCGGTTCATTCACCTGCAATACCTCAAATCTCCTGCTAAAGGCCTGTTCAGGCTCTATAATTTTCCGGTATTCATCTATTGTTGTTGCACCAATTACCGTAATTTCACCCCTAGCCAGCTCAGGTTTCAGTAAATTACCTACACCACCACCAATAGGGCCTTTATTATCTAATAAAGTATGAATTTCATCAATGAATAATACAGCTTTATCAAATTGCTTGATCTCTTTTAATATATTCTTTAAACGATCTTCAATCTCTCCTTTATAAGAAGCCCCGGCAATCAGAGAACCTAAATCCAGTTCAAAAAGCTGAACACCTTTCAATAATTCAGGAACGTTATCAGCTATAATATCCTGTGCAAAACCATCAACCAAAGCTGTTTTTCCAACTCCGGCGTCACCAGTGATAATCACATTCGGTTTAGTTCTGCGGCAAAGGATTTCCATAATCATTCTCGCTTCTTTATCCCTGCCAATAATCGGATCTGTTTTACCGTCCCGGGCCAGTGCAATCCGGTCAATGCAATACTTATGTAAAGCAGTTGTTCCCACTCCGCCTTTAGCTCCTTTTCCATCTCCGGAAACCGGTGCCACCACAGCCTGTAATTCCTCATCTTTTAAATAAAGATCCAGCAATTCCTTTTCCTTGATCGGGAATGATTTCAACTGATCTGGTTTAAACCCTACTGTAGGCTTACACAAAGCTGTAAGTACACAAACAGGCGTAATTAAATCCAGTCCAAGCTTGATCCTCACCAGGTCAGCTTCCTCAAACACCTTTGCAATTTCAGGACTGCCCTTCACTTCCTCCTGCGAAGAAGAAGTTTTTTCTAACTCTTCAATTCTTACTTCAGCCCATTCACTGATATATTCCTCATCTTTTCCAATAGAAGATAAAAAACCTCTCAATCCAACTTCCTTATGCATCAACCCCTTTAAAAGGTGAGCAGCAGTAAATTCAGGATTACGGTATTCTTTAGCAAGGGATTGTGCGACCCTGATCGCCAGCTTTACTGATTCACTAATGTTTGTAAGACTCATAATATCTGATACTAAGGGGTTTCTTTCACTGCATTTTCAGTGGCAGCGGCCTGCACAAAATTCTTTTCCGTGATATAGTAGTAGGTTTTTCCGTTGGAAATAAATTGCTGACCAACCTGTGTTCCTCTTTTAATCTGCTCATTAGAGTTGATCAGGAATTTGATGTAAGCCTCAAAATCTGCCTGTGGCATTTTGCTCTGGCTTTTTAAATCGCCAACCGTATATTTATTCAACAGGTCATTTGTAACTGGCAAACCTGTTACCGTTTTCAAATATCTGGCTAAAGTCATTGGCTTAATATGGCCTCTTGAAATATCTACATCCAGGAAATTGCGTAGAATATTGAAATAGTTTTTCTGTAACTTCTTTCTGAAAGAAGACTGATCAGGCTGAAGATTTTGTCCGATCATTAAAGAGAAAATATCACCAATCTGCTTATACTCCATCGTATTCAGGATCAATGCATATTGCATCAGCTCTTTATTCTTGGATACAATATCTGAATGCACACCTGTAGTCATATAATATTTAAAACCATTGTGCGGCATTTTATCAGCTACTTCCTCCCCAACAGGGGCACTCAGCTGAGCTTCCACAACCGGAGACAGATTTTTACGTTCAATTCCGGTTAACCTGAATGCACTGTCCAGAGAACTCACCTGGTTATTGATATCCATATCAGTTTCTTTAATGAAACGTCTCATGGCAATATTCATAGATTCCGCTGAATTTACAGAGCCCTTGGTTGGGAAAACTACCCCGCCCTGAATCAAACTGTTTTTCGGATAATCCAGGTAGTAAGAAATTGAATCCAGCTGACTTGTATTGTAAGCCTGCGTATTGTTCAGGCCCTCCCCTTTCACTAAAAACCTTTTCTTTTTATCTGCCGAATAAACCGCTGATTCAGAAACCAGTTTCTTAGACTGCAGCACAAAATTATTGAACAGCTGATCATAATCGCTATACAACTGAATCGCTAATAATCTTGCATCTGCACGGGCAAACTCTTCAGTCAGCTGTGTTAAACGATAAGCAGAAGAAGTCTCATTTCCAGTACTACCGATCAATACAATCAGGTTCGTTTCGTTTCTATGGTTCTTAAGCAGATTTAAACCCGCTCTTACCCCATCATAAACAGGCTCAGCAACGATTCTTCCATTATATCTTTCCGTCCGCTTAGCCTCTTCAGAAAGGAAGCTCATTAACTTCCTGTAATCAGGAGAGATTGCAGGAGTGCTTAATGTTCCGGCTGCTTCATTTCTATAAACCACAGCACCGTAACTTACTTTGTGCTTTTTACCATAATCATTGAAAATATTCTCAAAAGACTGGATTGTATTCGTTAATCCTGAAAAGTAACGCGACATCGGACTTCCGCCATCCACAACAAAAATCACATTGATCTGGTGAATATTTTTCCTTAAATCTAAATAGGTCAGGTAAGGCAAAGTTGCCCCATTAATTGTAATCAGCTTATTGTTTGATTTATTATACACATCACCAGCTACCCCTAAAGTATAATTTCCGGCACCATCATCATTCACCACAGGAGAACTTCTCAGAATAATATCATTTGCAGCTAAAAGCGGATCCATGTGTACACCAGTAAGCGCTAAAGCAACCGAATCACTCTGGTCATAAGAATCAATCTGTTTTGGTGTGATATATAACCTGTCACCCCAGCTATGCACCGCATCAGAAGCGATCCAGCCATAAATACTCTTGGCAGCACTATCAGTAACCAGCTGATCTTCATTTCCAATCAGGTATTTTTTACCATCCTCAGATTTTTTAAAGATATAATTCAGTTCATGCAACCTCACTTTGGTTACTTTCTTTTTAAGTTCAGGAGAGCTGTAAACATAAGCAGAATCCGTGTTGTCATAATAGAATTTAGATTCCGTCATCGGTACTTTACCCGTAATAATAGCGATTGATTTTTCCGGATAGCCCGATTTCTGGTTAGAATAAGAACGCTGCCACAACAACATCTTTGACTTTGGAATCCAGCCATAACTGATTGCGCTTTTCTTATCATTGATCTTTCTGCCCCTGATCATTCCAGCTTTATATTTAATCAATTTTAAATATCCGTTTTCATCTTTAGAAACATAAAAAGGTTCCATAAAATTCAGCTTCTTCATGATCAGACTTCCACCAGGTGTGGTAGTTGTATAATTTTCATCTCTGTCTGAGAAAACTATCCACGGTAGCTTGGTTCTGCTGCCATCCTCACTCAGGTTGGTCAAAGCGGATGGTTTAGCATATGCCTTAGGCATGTATTTTACTTTCTTTCCAAAAGCTGCCGGCGATTGTGCCATGACAAAAGCAGTTTGGGCAATTAATATAGAGAGGGATATAATTCTTTTCATAGTGGTTATTTTTTTACTGTATTGGCAGAATGTTGTTTGATATTTAGCAAAGTGGCACAAGTTGAATTAGGGCTGATTGTCAATTGAGCTTCATCAACAACGATTTCACCCCCGAAAGTCAGTCCCATACAGTAAGAATAAAAATCACTTGATTTTTTAACCCCATTCTGGTCAACAGCTACAGTAACCTTTTCATTGTTACACATATATCTGCGGATCAGGTAGTAATAATTTGAATTAAAATCTGCCCCATTTGCAATTGCCTGCAAACGTGCCCTTATATCATCAACAACTTTTTGTTCCCCTTCACCAGGTACCACCATATCGGTATCCAGTTCCGCATTCGGATCTGTAATAAAAATAGTATGATAAATAGGTCTGTGGCTTCTGTCAGTTGTTAATTTCACCATAAATTTACCAGGTGTATGAAACGTGTATAAAGCGGTTCTGCCCTTTACGTCTACCCGGTTAGTTTCCCCGAAAGACCATTCAAACTGGTTAGCCTTTCCTTCGGCCTCTACTCTCACTTCTTCATTGACGACTCCTGATGTTGGCCCGCTAATCGTAACCATGGTGTCTAAAGCAGCAACCACCGTATCTCTTACAGTAACCGGGAATTGTTCTTTTAACTCTCCATCAACTGTTAATCTGATAATATAAGAACCTGATTTAGTATAGCGGTAACTTCCGTTCTGTGTCGTTAATTTCGCCCCGTTACCAAATTCCCAGAGCCATTTTTTTGCGCTCCTGGTATTATCGGTAAATACAAGGTCTTCATTCAGGTACATTTCATCTTTTAAAATTCTCGCGTCAACGCTGCGTTTATCAAAGAAAGAGCTTTTTAATAAGAAGATAAGTGCAGCAATAATCAGGATTGCAATAAAAATATACAGGAAGATGTATCCCTGTGAATTACTGCTTACTGATTTTCCATTCGTAGTATTAGTGTCGGCCATAGGTTTATATTTTGTTTTTATTAATTCGGTTCCGGTTGGTTATCTCTGGTTCGGCTGGCTGCCCATGGTTTGTCTGAGCTGCCGGGTAGATAACTTACAATCTTCTAAAGATTTGTTCAATTTGTCTATATCCTTGTTATTTCCTTTAAGTTCTCTTCTGTTGTAAAACAAATCACTATAAAGCTGAGAAGCCTGTAAAAATGTTTTGTAACGTGAATCATAGGCTTTGCGGTCATAATTGGATTTAATAGAAGCCATCGAGTTCTTGATATCATTTTCCAGAAATACAGCCTGCACACCGGGATCAAAAGTCATAATGTTTTTGTAAGTCGTATCAATGGTAGCACGCTGTTCTTTAACCGTAGCTTCAAATTCAGTGTTCTGTTCCAGTTTATCAGCAAGATCCTGCTTGGAAACTACCCGGCCATTACCATAATCATAAAACAAACCAAAGCTTAGTAATCCGGTAGTAAATAGAAATATTCCTATAAAAAAAAGGAATTGGTCTCTTCGTTCTTTTATACTTAATTTAATCATAATTACCTGGTAAACCTTCCTCCTCTTATTTTTTTAGCAGCATGGTTATTCGTTTGAAAACAAGCATCCAACTGCGTTTTTACATTTTCAATCTGGAATCTCGTTGTAAACAGTGAATCCTGGATTCCTGCCATCTGAGAAACATCTTCAGTCATTTTCTTATACAACAGAAAACTGCTGACTGCCGTCTTTTCTTTTTTGATGATTTCTTTGATTTTAAAATTTGTATTTTGAATATCTTCAAGCATGATCGCCTGATTATTCATCTCCTCAGAATTGATGGAGGTGTATTTGGAAAGTTCTTTGAATCTTAACAGGATCATATCAAATTTAGTATTGATATCTTTCCGTTTAGCCAACAGCTGTTCGGTTTGTTTCACTTCCTTTTCCAAAAGCTGGTATTCAAATCTGGAAGCTGCAAAGAACAGATACACGCAGATCACGGCGAAACTGGTAAGGGAAATGAAATTTAAAATAAAGAGCCGGTATGACTTGTTCAGTTCCTGAGCGTTGATAGGTTTCATCAGAAGTATATTAGATTTGAGAGCTGTAAGATTTTAATTATAATAACATGTTTATTAAAAGTCTGTTAGTATTATGTTCCAATATATAAATTTTGGACGTAATATTGATTAACCATTTACCAATTATTGTTCCATTTAAGTAGTAACCTATGTCAGATTTCTTATACAACAAACCATTTCGATTAAAAAACATTCTCGAAAACAAAGACCTTACAGAGGCCGATTTAGGCAAATCAATCTCTCAGAACATAGAGTTAATTATTTTCACCAGATACGGAGAACACAGGCATAACAGGAACTTTGGCTGCGAAATATGGGATTTAGACTTCGAATTGATCGTAAGTGAAACTACCTGGGAAGAAAAGTTCAGACAATCTTTGCTCAGATCTATTACAGAATATGAACGCCGCCTGTATCAGGTTGAAGTTGAAATCAATATGACTGAAGTAGAAAAGAAATTTTCTCTCAGAAATGTTACAGAAATCAAGAAAAAAGTTGACATTTCCATCTGGGGGAAAATGAATATTACCGGAGAAAAGTATTATTTTAACACTGGCTTATTCTTAAGTCCACTTTCAAGCTAGCTATAGTGTTCTATTTTAAGGAAACACTGAACTAATTTATATACAGCATACTACATCACAAAGCTGTTACAATACAATAAAGACAGGATTACACTCCTGTTTTAAATTAATTACTTAAGCTTACACGATCTTTATCCTTATAAAGCACAACCAAACGCTAAATGAAGAACATATTTTACTCCTCTAAAGACGAAATAAGAAATAGAATTTTAAAAAATGCATTAGATTACTGGGGTATAAAAAACACAAATGATTTTGATCCGCTGGTTAAATTGCTGATTGAAGCATTAAGCACAGAGCTTTTCAATGTTTCCAATGATGTAAAAAACCTGGAGAACCGGATTCTGGATCGTATATCCCGTATTTTAGCTTCAGATACCCTGACCTCTGCCCTTCCGGCACATGCCATATTACATGCACGCGCCATAGAACCTATAGAAACTATTGATACTAAAACACAATTCTTCTTTAGAAAAAGGCTGAAAGATAAAAGTGAAAATAGCGGAGAAAAAACATCAGACATCTTCTTCAGCCCTTTAAAAGCGGTTAAAGTATTCCACTCAGAAATAGCTTATCTGGCCAATGGGAGTAATATATTTAAGATTGATGCACAGCACAATAAGACTTTACTAACGCATAGTAATCCTGGAGAAGGCCTGGAGAAAAACACACTTTATATCGGAATTGAAAACCCGCCAGCAGTAAATCTTCTGCCCGGACTAAGCTTCTATTTTGACTGGCGTAATTATGCCGTTAACGATAGTATATATGACCTTATTGCTTTATCTAAGTGGTTTTTAAACGATCTGCCCGTTAATCTTTCTTTAAATAAATTCTACCTCGAGCCAGAACAAAACAGGCAGTCTCCATTTGATAATCAGGATGTGCTGAACCTGATCACACAAGACGTTAATGCTTTTTACGCAAACAGGTTCCTGACCGTTGACGAAGAAAACATATTTCCACATCAGCCCTATCTTCAAAATTACCCGAAAGAATTTGACACTGTATTTCAAACAGGCAGCCTGACCAGCTTTAAAAAGCCCATACTATGGCTAAAAGTCGTTTTCCCAGCTGCAATTAATGAAGCTATGCTCGATGAATTGCATATTTCCATTAATGCTTTCCCAGTAGTCAACAAAAGAATACATGACTTTAAGCACCGCCTGAAAATGATGACTAATATTATGCCCATCAAACTTCAGGACCATGATCAGTTTCTCTGTGTAGACTCGCTGACTGATAAAGCAGGGAACTATTACACTGAAATTCCGCATAGCCATGACGATGATGCAAATGCAGGTTCATTTTCAATACGTTACGGAGGATCAGAACGCTTTGACAATAGAAATGCAAAGGAAATTGTAGATTATCTGTTTGAATTGCTGAGAGATGAAAAGGCTGCATTTTCTGCCTACGGATCTGATTTTCTGAACAGCTCCTTAAAAGAACTGGAACAAAATATCTCTATTATTGAACAAAAAACAAAAGCACAGCTCATTACGATTAAAGAACTACTGAATTATATTATTGTCAAACCTTTAAATAATGCAGACATCCTGTTTCTTGAATTCTGGTCAACGAATGCAGAATTAGGCAATCAAATCAAATCCGGAAGTCACTTGCAATCCTTTGAAAGCAGCAAAACAATACCAGAAAGCCTGTTTTTATTGAGTAACACTAAAGGAGGAAGATCCAGATTAAATGCAACCAACAGAGTTCAGGCTTATAAATACGGACTGACAACCGGAAACAGGCTGGTTACCCAATCAGACATCATTAACTTCTGCTTTTTTGAATTAGGCAATAAAATCAAGGCCGTCAATATCCGAAAAGGACTGATGCCTGCACAAAATCCAAAAGAAGGCTTTCTGAAAACTACAGATATTATCATCACTCCTGCGCACCAAAACGAACTCAATGAAGAAGAATGGAAATCTATGCTCAGTTTAACTAAATCCAAGCTTGAAATCCGCAGTACGATGAATATTCACTACAGGCTTTTATTGAGTTAAAAAGAAAACGATCACGGGTTAAAGATAAACGGTATAGCCTAAATAGGAATTATTAGAATCTGCGCCCAGTGATCCGACCTGGTTTTGCTGGCCGGCTATTAAATTAGTAGTTACCTCAGTTTCAACAGGTACTAAATATGACACCGCCAGGTCTATTAAATGCGCATGCGCAGTACCCGGCATAAAATTGACGAGTTTATTGATGTGCGCAGGCCCCACATTGATAAACACCTGTTCTTCATCACTTAAAAAGCTGCTGCCGATAATAGAGTTTATTCCCAATGCACCGGAGCCAAGCCTGAACTGCAACCCTTCATCAATCGGTGAAGGCTTTACATTTGTACTTTTTAAAACTGCTTCTACCGGAATTTTAAAAAGAACAGTTAACAATTGTCCGAGAAATTTCAGGTCATTTCTTTTCTGATGGATCACCGGCAGAAAGTGCATCCAGATTATACTTTGTTCTTTATCAAGCAATTCAAATTCTTTCCAGCCAGCGGCAAAGATATTCGTCAGGTCGGTATAAGTTGTCCTCTTATCCAGTCTGTTCTCATAAAGCTGCAAAACTGTTTTAAGATAATTGACCTCAGCCTCAAAAGGCATGAAGAACTTTCTTGCGTCCTTTTCCTCTGTCCTTCTCAGGCGTACATCTTCGACCATTTCTTCTTCGGACATGCCCGAACTCCCTGTAGGAGGTGTATGGAACAGTCCTTCAGGCAGCATATCATAAAAACCTTCCTGGTTAACTTCTATAGTTAAACAGTCTTTGCGTTTACTATCCGAATAATAAAATGAATGATTGCTGATATCTTTCGCATAAGCTCTTTGTTTTGCACCCACAGGGATTACTGCAATCTGATCAGTGTGAAAATCACCATTCTCTATTAACTCTGCAACTTTTGTGATAGCTTCAAAATCAGTATTGAGATCATTCTTTAAATGCAGCCTCTGTTTCATTTGTTTATATTTATTGTTTTTCTTTTGTCAGATGGATCCTTGATAATTAAAACAATCATCAGGGATTCATATATTTATTTACGGTATAATTAAACTAATATACACTAATAACTATACCATTCTTATTTTGATAGATTTAAGGTATTATATTTGTTAACAGTTAAACAAAAACATCAAGTACAATTTAATGGACGTTCAATCATTTTTTATCCGGTATTTATTATTCCCCTTAATATTTGTTGTATCGGCTGCGCTGCTCTCGATTGTCAATAAGAAAAATCAATTTCTTAATAACAAAAGACTGATCATTGGCATCCTGGTATTAAGTTTAGTACTTGCACTCCCCGGCCTTCTTGGCTTCCTGAGCTTTGATTTTATGCCCTGGGGATATATTATCTGTCAGATTTATTACCTAATGACCGGTACTTTTTTTGTTTACCTGTTCACGAAGAAATATCCTAAAGAACTGCTGGACAGAAAGCTTTTTATTGTATTCGGCATATTAGTCGGCTCATTGCTTAGCTTTTATCTGTTTCAACTGGCCTTCAACTGGCTAAGTGATATTCACTTTGGTTTGTGGGCCGCAACGAGCATTTTGACCTTTATTGTCCCTTTGCTTTTCTGGTGGGCTTATGTAGCACTGATCAGTATCCCTACAGAAATTTATAAAATCTGGCAATACCCTATGACCCCAATCAATATCGATATGGATCACCTGGATTTTGACCGTATGCTGGTATTAGAGCTGGAACTGTATAAAAACACCAGTGACCCGGAGCCTTTACGCGTTAAAGCGAAAGCGCCGGAAAATATGATATTCGGTAACTGGTTCTATAAATTCATTGAAGATTATAATCTGAAATTCCCTAAGAGCCCTGTTAAATATATTGGCGAAGATGGAGAATCTTATAAATGGATCTTTTTCATCAAAACATCCTTCTTCAAGAAGAATATTTTCATAGATCCAGACCACGACATTGTCAATAACCGCATTACAGAGAAAGTTACTATTTACGCAAAAAGAGTATCTGAAAACGCTAATAAACCCGAAGCAATCGGAGACGAATCTATTTTCATCTAATTAAAACACTATGATTTCACCATTAAAATACAAACCCGTTAACTGGGTGGATGGGATGAAACTATCAAGCAGCCATTTTGTGGCTACCGATCAGTTTAACCAGGACTTTGTGAGAGATGCCAACTCGATATCGCTTAACAACTTCAATTATGGTCTGCTTCCTCCCTTTGCTGGCGAGCGTGTATCACATGATATAGAAATCTCAGAAAAGGCAACAAACCATATTGAAATCAAAGTAAGGCATTGTAATGCAATTACTGCCGAAGGGTGCAGAATTGATATTCCGAATACCTCAAACTATGATAACCAGCTTTCTTACAGCCAGTTTTTCAACAGTGAGAATACGGATTATTCTAAGGTTGCCATCTACAATATCCTGCTGCTGGTTAATCCTTTTGACAGAGTACCTTCAGGAACTCCCGATCCGCAGGATAACCCGCCAAGATATCCCGACATCAGTAAAAAGTATAGCATATCAATTCTTCCGGCTTCTGAAATGACTCCGAATGCAACTGATAACTATCATCTCACTATCGGACAGTTTGTAATGGAGAATGGCAGGATTTCTATCAATACTAATTATATCCCGCCAAGCAGCTCTATAGTGAGCCACCCGGGCCTGATCAGGTACTATGAATCGTTTAGTACACTGATTAACGATCTTCAACTGGCCGCCTTTAAAATCATCGATAAAACTGCTGCCAGAGATTCCATTACGCCTCTTGGAAAAAATATCCGTTTATTGTCTGAAAAGCTGCTGGATTATATTGCCCAGATCTTTTTCAACTACAGGAACCTGGGGTATCAGCAATCACCTGTTTATATTGCAGGTTATTGTTCAAATCTGGCGCACGTATTTTTTACAGGTATCAAGCTTATTGAACCTAAAGAAAGAGAAGAAATGCTGAAATATTTCTATGAATGGCGTGATGTCACTCCCGGGAATTTTGAAGAATTGCTGGCGCGTAATATCGAAATGATCTATGACCACCAGAATATCCATGCTTCGATGTCAACTATTGAAGAATTCTTAAAAGTAATGGTTGCACTCTGGAATAAACTAAGCATGCTTGAATATATCGGGCAGCGTAAAGAAAACATTGTGGTTGCAGAGCAGCAAATGGTACAGCAGGTTCAGACCAAAAGAACCTGGACTTTACTGGACTAAACTCATTTTAAATAGAAAAGGGTATCATCTGGTTATTAGATGATACCCTTTTCTATTTAAAAGCTATTCTTATTCACTTCTCAATTTGGCTTCGTCCAGGTCAAGCTGGCTTTCCTGTTTACGAATCTCCTCATCACTGTAAAAATTTTCTGTCCGTAACACATGCAGCTCCTGACGCTGTAATTTATAGATATGCAACAAAATCCGGTTATAGTGTTCCACTTCTTCTCTTTTCATATCATTACACTCCAAAGACGCTAAACGCTGCTCCATAATGGTCTTATCATTTTGCAGCTGATCTCTTAAACAGCTTACAAATGGATTAACCCGTATATCATCTGCATATTTTTCATCCAGCTCTTTAACTGCTATATTCATTAACCGTAGACTGATCCCTGCCTGCTGCTCTTCATCCGGCAGATAATCACCAGTGTCCTTCATTTTAACCCATTTAATAATTAATGGAAGAGTGAGTCCCTGGAAAACCAAAGTAATCAGGATAACCACAAAAGTAATGAACAGGATCAGGCTGCGGTGCGGAAAAGCCTCTCCATTAGTCAATAGCAACGGAATAGCCAGTGCAGAAGCTAAAGAAACCACACCTCTCATTCCTGCCCAACCTACAATTAGCGGTGCTTTCCAGGTTGGGTTATAATGATCTATTCTTTTCGTGCTTCCAACCCATTTAGGCACATAAGCAAGAGACATCACGTATATAATTCTGACTACAATCGTAATTAAACTGATCACTACACCATATTTAATCGCTTCCAC from Pedobacter sp. WC2423 carries:
- a CDS encoding ATP-dependent Clp protease ATP-binding subunit; this encodes MSLTNISESVKLAIRVAQSLAKEYRNPEFTAAHLLKGLMHKEVGLRGFLSSIGKDEEYISEWAEVRIEELEKTSSSQEEVKGSPEIAKVFEEADLVRIKLGLDLITPVCVLTALCKPTVGFKPDQLKSFPIKEKELLDLYLKDEELQAVVAPVSGDGKGAKGGVGTTALHKYCIDRIALARDGKTDPIIGRDKEARMIMEILCRRTKPNVIITGDAGVGKTALVDGFAQDIIADNVPELLKGVQLFELDLGSLIAGASYKGEIEDRLKNILKEIKQFDKAVLFIDEIHTLLDNKGPIGGGVGNLLKPELARGEITVIGATTIDEYRKIIEPEQAFSRRFEVLQVNEPNEASAIKMLEKLTIKYEEHHQLKVQPDAIPECVRLAKRYMKDRRLPDSAFDLLDRSMAAMKMMNDTSEKVLEELTQTLAELELSDIDEVTELTDYKWLYNQLQDKVSPVLLGQLTDETQVEAFETADEYHQYIAKNLDALKVLTERKSDEVTKQDIASIVSYKTGIPLGKIQAQEKEKLLNMEQFLKRRVVGQDQALKAVSDAILESRSGLNKKGQPIGSFFLLGPTGTGKTELAKSIAEFLFNDEKAMIRFDMSEFKEEHSAALLYGAPPGYVGYEEGGMLVNKIREQPYSVLLFDEIEKAHPSVFDTFLQILDEGHMHDRLGKEGDFSNSLILFTSNIGSEWISEQVGQGIIPTSQQLMEIMARQFRPEFLARLSEIVPFAPINESNVVRIFEIQLKSLIDALHKQGIAFEIEEEATKMLALSGFTPKYGARQLSGVIRNELRRPISKYIISGALKKGSTIVIRKHETEEKLEWEIIEQTPVTELENEL
- a CDS encoding TssN family type VI secretion system protein, yielding MDVQSFFIRYLLFPLIFVVSAALLSIVNKKNQFLNNKRLIIGILVLSLVLALPGLLGFLSFDFMPWGYIICQIYYLMTGTFFVYLFTKKYPKELLDRKLFIVFGILVGSLLSFYLFQLAFNWLSDIHFGLWAATSILTFIVPLLFWWAYVALISIPTEIYKIWQYPMTPINIDMDHLDFDRMLVLELELYKNTSDPEPLRVKAKAPENMIFGNWFYKFIEDYNLKFPKSPVKYIGEDGESYKWIFFIKTSFFKKNIFIDPDHDIVNNRITEKVTIYAKRVSENANKPEAIGDESIFI
- the tssR gene encoding type VI secretion system protein TssR domain-containing protein, yielding MKRIISLSILIAQTAFVMAQSPAAFGKKVKYMPKAYAKPSALTNLSEDGSRTKLPWIVFSDRDENYTTTTPGGSLIMKKLNFMEPFYVSKDENGYLKLIKYKAGMIRGRKINDKKSAISYGWIPKSKMLLWQRSYSNQKSGYPEKSIAIITGKVPMTESKFYYDNTDSAYVYSSPELKKKVTKVRLHELNYIFKKSEDGKKYLIGNEDQLVTDSAAKSIYGWIASDAVHSWGDRLYITPKQIDSYDQSDSVALALTGVHMDPLLAANDIILRSSPVVNDDGAGNYTLGVAGDVYNKSNNKLITINGATLPYLTYLDLRKNIHQINVIFVVDGGSPMSRYFSGLTNTIQSFENIFNDYGKKHKVSYGAVVYRNEAAGTLSTPAISPDYRKLMSFLSEEAKRTERYNGRIVAEPVYDGVRAGLNLLKNHRNETNLIVLIGSTGNETSSAYRLTQLTEEFARADARLLAIQLYSDYDQLFNNFVLQSKKLVSESAVYSADKKKRFLVKGEGLNNTQAYNTSQLDSISYYLDYPKNSLIQGGVVFPTKGSVNSAESMNIAMRRFIKETDMDINNQVSSLDSAFRLTGIERKNLSPVVEAQLSAPVGEEVADKMPHNGFKYYMTTGVHSDIVSKNKELMQYALILNTMEYKQIGDIFSLMIGQNLQPDQSSFRKKLQKNYFNILRNFLDVDISRGHIKPMTLARYLKTVTGLPVTNDLLNKYTVGDLKSQSKMPQADFEAYIKFLINSNEQIKRGTQVGQQFISNGKTYYYITEKNFVQAAATENAVKETP
- a CDS encoding GPW/gp25 family protein — its product is MSDFLYNKPFRLKNILENKDLTEADLGKSISQNIELIIFTRYGEHRHNRNFGCEIWDLDFELIVSETTWEEKFRQSLLRSITEYERRLYQVEVEINMTEVEKKFSLRNVTEIKKKVDISIWGKMNITGEKYYFNTGLFLSPLSS
- a CDS encoding PKD domain-containing protein — encoded protein: MADTNTTNGKSVSSNSQGYIFLYIFIAILIIAALIFLLKSSFFDKRSVDARILKDEMYLNEDLVFTDNTRSAKKWLWEFGNGAKLTTQNGSYRYTKSGSYIIRLTVDGELKEQFPVTVRDTVVAALDTMVTISGPTSGVVNEEVRVEAEGKANQFEWSFGETNRVDVKGRTALYTFHTPGKFMVKLTTDRSHRPIYHTIFITDPNAELDTDMVVPGEGEQKVVDDIRARLQAIANGADFNSNYYYLIRRYMCNNEKVTVAVDQNGVKKSSDFYSYCMGLTFGGEIVVDEAQLTISPNSTCATLLNIKQHSANTVKK
- a CDS encoding type VI secretion system transmembrane protein TssO, translating into MIKLSIKERRDQFLFFIGIFLFTTGLLSFGLFYDYGNGRVVSKQDLADKLEQNTEFEATVKEQRATIDTTYKNIMTFDPGVQAVFLENDIKNSMASIKSNYDRKAYDSRYKTFLQASQLYSDLFYNRRELKGNNKDIDKLNKSLEDCKLSTRQLRQTMGSQPNQR
- a CDS encoding type VI secretion system baseplate subunit TssG; the protein is MKQRLHLKNDLNTDFEAITKVAELIENGDFHTDQIAVIPVGAKQRAYAKDISNHSFYYSDSKRKDCLTIEVNQEGFYDMLPEGLFHTPPTGSSGMSEEEMVEDVRLRRTEEKDARKFFMPFEAEVNYLKTVLQLYENRLDKRTTYTDLTNIFAAGWKEFELLDKEQSIIWMHFLPVIHQKRNDLKFLGQLLTVLFKIPVEAVLKSTNVKPSPIDEGLQFRLGSGALGINSIIGSSFLSDEEQVFINVGPAHINKLVNFMPGTAHAHLIDLAVSYLVPVETEVTTNLIAGQQNQVGSLGADSNNSYLGYTVYL